A single region of the Maylandia zebra isolate NMK-2024a linkage group LG17, Mzebra_GT3a, whole genome shotgun sequence genome encodes:
- the LOC101478905 gene encoding peroxisomal succinyl-coenzyme A thioesterase isoform X4, protein MWSVTRPLLQECTLACYRLLSAMTQAVPPILSITPSRALVDEKFQVLVENLPPGCPVTLHSLHHSEDKDDWEAYGHYVSDHRGVVSVTEDLSFGGTYTGKEPMGLLWSMRPVPGSREGLRLRKINVCTPMLVNISVHSGHEDFRDRTPLASALAERWYMAPGVKRIDINKQGVQGTLFIPPGPGPFPTLLDMWGGGVGLLEYRSALLASRGYVSFSLDYLRSEHLSADVEFKYFETAFNIIRNHPQVIPDRVGILGISLGSTVAFNLTAYSTIIKVNVPRCIVCISSNHYHPPGTTLKAGFKILSKHFHKAHFDENNYMSWRSFALDLIADPSNNVEVGRINCPMLLVNGCDDQNWPTVETAEEVARLLREGGKEHLLSRLAYPGAGHLIEPPFSPHFRATKFIILNSKKKVILLWGGHTKAHSDAQEDSWRKILSFLQLHLYHSPSVKAKL, encoded by the exons ATGTGGAGTGTGACCAGGCCACTGCTACAGGAGTGTACACTCGCCTGCTACAG ACTGCTCTCAGCCATGACACAGGCGGTTCCTCCGATCCTCTCCATCACCCCGAGTCGGGCTTTGGTTGATGAGAAATTTCAAGTGTTGGTGGAGAATCTTCCTCCAGGATGTCCGGTAACCCTCCACTCCCTCCACCACTCTGAGGACAAGGACGACTGGGAAGCATATGGTCACTACGTCAGCGACCACAGAGGCGTCGTATCAG tTACCGAGGATTTGAGTTTTGGAGGCACGTATACGGGAAAAGAGCCCATGGGCTTGCTGTGGAGCATGCGGCCGGTCCCAGGCAGCCGCGAAGGCCTCAG GTTAAGGAAGATAAACGTGTGCACACCAATGCTGGTCAACATCTCAGTCCACAGTGGACACGAGGACTTCAGGGACCGGACCCCTCTGGCATCAGCACTCGCAGAGAGATGGTACATGGCTCCTGGTGTCAAGAGAATTGATATTAATAAGCAAGGAGTGCAGGGGACCCTGTTTATACCACCAG gtCCTGGACCCTTCCCTACGCTGCTAGACATGTGGGGAGGCGGTGTAGGGCTGCTGGAGTATCGCTCTGCCTTATTGGCATCTCGTGGTTACGTTTCTTTCTCGCTGGATTACCTAAGGTCTGAACACCTGTCAGCAGATGTAGAGTTTAAGTACTTCGAG ACAGCATTTAACATTATTAGGAACCATCCTCAAGTGATACCAGACAGAGTTGGAATTCTTGGTATTTCCCTGGGCTCCACGGTGGCCTTCAACTTAACAGCCTACAGCACCATTATTAAGGTAAACGTG CCTCGCTGCATTGTTTGCATCAGCAGCAATCACTATCACCCACCTGGGACCACCCTGAAGGCCGGGTTTAAAATACTAAGCAA GCATTTTCACAAGGCACATTTCGATGAGAACAACTATATGAGCTGGAGAAGTTTTGCTCTGGATCTTATCGCTGACCCCTCAAACAACGTGGAA GTGGGGAGAATTAACTGCCCGATGCTGCTGGTTAATGGCTGTGACGATCAGAACTGGCCTACAGTGGAGACAGCGGAGGAG GTGGCCAGGTTGTTGCGTGAAGGTGGAAAGGAACACCTGCTGAGCAGATTAGCGTATCCGGGTGCTGGACACCTGATTGAGCCGCCATTCTCTCCTCATTTTAGAGCTACGAAGTTTATCATACTAAACAGTAAAAAGAAGG tgATATTACTGTGGGGAGGACACACTAAAGCTCATTCAGATGCTCAGGAAGACTCCTGGAGGAAGATCTTGAGTTTTCTGCAGCTTCACTTGTACCATAGCCCGAGTGTTAAAGCAAAACTGTGA
- the LOC101478905 gene encoding peroxisomal succinyl-coenzyme A thioesterase isoform X5 gives MWSVTRPLLQECTLACYRLLSAMTQAVPPILSITPSRALVDEKFQVLVENLPPGCPVTLHSLHHSEDKDDWEAYGHYVSDHRGVVSVTEDLSFGGTYTGKEPMGLLWSMRPVPGSREGLRLRKINVCTPMLVNISVHSGHEDFRDRTPLASALAERWYMAPGVKRIDINKQGVQGTLFIPPGPGPFPTLLDMWGGGVGLLEYRSALLASRGYVSFSLDYLRSEHLSADVEFKYFETAFNIIRNHPQVIPDRVGILGISLGSTVAFNLTAYSTIIKPRCIVCISSNHYHPPGTTLKAGFKILSKHFHKAHFDENNYMSWRSFALDLIADPSNNVEVGRINCPMLLVNGCDDQNWPTVETAEEVARLLREGGKEHLLSRLAYPGAGHLIEPPFSPHFRATKFIILNSKKKVILLWGGHTKAHSDAQEDSWRKILSFLQLHLYHSPSVKAKL, from the exons ATGTGGAGTGTGACCAGGCCACTGCTACAGGAGTGTACACTCGCCTGCTACAG ACTGCTCTCAGCCATGACACAGGCGGTTCCTCCGATCCTCTCCATCACCCCGAGTCGGGCTTTGGTTGATGAGAAATTTCAAGTGTTGGTGGAGAATCTTCCTCCAGGATGTCCGGTAACCCTCCACTCCCTCCACCACTCTGAGGACAAGGACGACTGGGAAGCATATGGTCACTACGTCAGCGACCACAGAGGCGTCGTATCAG tTACCGAGGATTTGAGTTTTGGAGGCACGTATACGGGAAAAGAGCCCATGGGCTTGCTGTGGAGCATGCGGCCGGTCCCAGGCAGCCGCGAAGGCCTCAG GTTAAGGAAGATAAACGTGTGCACACCAATGCTGGTCAACATCTCAGTCCACAGTGGACACGAGGACTTCAGGGACCGGACCCCTCTGGCATCAGCACTCGCAGAGAGATGGTACATGGCTCCTGGTGTCAAGAGAATTGATATTAATAAGCAAGGAGTGCAGGGGACCCTGTTTATACCACCAG gtCCTGGACCCTTCCCTACGCTGCTAGACATGTGGGGAGGCGGTGTAGGGCTGCTGGAGTATCGCTCTGCCTTATTGGCATCTCGTGGTTACGTTTCTTTCTCGCTGGATTACCTAAGGTCTGAACACCTGTCAGCAGATGTAGAGTTTAAGTACTTCGAG ACAGCATTTAACATTATTAGGAACCATCCTCAAGTGATACCAGACAGAGTTGGAATTCTTGGTATTTCCCTGGGCTCCACGGTGGCCTTCAACTTAACAGCCTACAGCACCATTATTAAG CCTCGCTGCATTGTTTGCATCAGCAGCAATCACTATCACCCACCTGGGACCACCCTGAAGGCCGGGTTTAAAATACTAAGCAA GCATTTTCACAAGGCACATTTCGATGAGAACAACTATATGAGCTGGAGAAGTTTTGCTCTGGATCTTATCGCTGACCCCTCAAACAACGTGGAA GTGGGGAGAATTAACTGCCCGATGCTGCTGGTTAATGGCTGTGACGATCAGAACTGGCCTACAGTGGAGACAGCGGAGGAG GTGGCCAGGTTGTTGCGTGAAGGTGGAAAGGAACACCTGCTGAGCAGATTAGCGTATCCGGGTGCTGGACACCTGATTGAGCCGCCATTCTCTCCTCATTTTAGAGCTACGAAGTTTATCATACTAAACAGTAAAAAGAAGG tgATATTACTGTGGGGAGGACACACTAAAGCTCATTCAGATGCTCAGGAAGACTCCTGGAGGAAGATCTTGAGTTTTCTGCAGCTTCACTTGTACCATAGCCCGAGTGTTAAAGCAAAACTGTGA
- the LOC101478905 gene encoding peroxisomal succinyl-coenzyme A thioesterase isoform X1, giving the protein MWSVTRPLLQECTLACYRLLSAMTQAVPPILSITPSRALVDEKFQVLVENLPPGCPVTLHSLHHSEDKDDWEAYGHYVSDHRGVVSVTEDLSFGGTYTGKEPMGLLWSMRPVPGSREGLRLRKINVCTPMLVNISVHSGHEDFRDRTPLASALAERWYMAPGVKRIDINKQGVQGTLFIPPGPGPFPTLLDMWGGGVGLLEYRSALLASRGYVSFSLDYLRSEHLSADVEFKYFETAFNIIRNHPQVIPDRVGILGISLGSTVAFNLTAYSTIIKVNVPRCIVCISSNHYHPPGTTLKAGFKILSKYVLLTVCHENLMIIQIIVTNMYHRHFHKAHFDENNYMSWRSFALDLIADPSNNVEVGRINCPMLLVNGCDDQNWPTVETAEEVARLLREGGKEHLLSRLAYPGAGHLIEPPFSPHFRATKFIILNSKKKVILLWGGHTKAHSDAQEDSWRKILSFLQLHLYHSPSVKAKL; this is encoded by the exons ATGTGGAGTGTGACCAGGCCACTGCTACAGGAGTGTACACTCGCCTGCTACAG ACTGCTCTCAGCCATGACACAGGCGGTTCCTCCGATCCTCTCCATCACCCCGAGTCGGGCTTTGGTTGATGAGAAATTTCAAGTGTTGGTGGAGAATCTTCCTCCAGGATGTCCGGTAACCCTCCACTCCCTCCACCACTCTGAGGACAAGGACGACTGGGAAGCATATGGTCACTACGTCAGCGACCACAGAGGCGTCGTATCAG tTACCGAGGATTTGAGTTTTGGAGGCACGTATACGGGAAAAGAGCCCATGGGCTTGCTGTGGAGCATGCGGCCGGTCCCAGGCAGCCGCGAAGGCCTCAG GTTAAGGAAGATAAACGTGTGCACACCAATGCTGGTCAACATCTCAGTCCACAGTGGACACGAGGACTTCAGGGACCGGACCCCTCTGGCATCAGCACTCGCAGAGAGATGGTACATGGCTCCTGGTGTCAAGAGAATTGATATTAATAAGCAAGGAGTGCAGGGGACCCTGTTTATACCACCAG gtCCTGGACCCTTCCCTACGCTGCTAGACATGTGGGGAGGCGGTGTAGGGCTGCTGGAGTATCGCTCTGCCTTATTGGCATCTCGTGGTTACGTTTCTTTCTCGCTGGATTACCTAAGGTCTGAACACCTGTCAGCAGATGTAGAGTTTAAGTACTTCGAG ACAGCATTTAACATTATTAGGAACCATCCTCAAGTGATACCAGACAGAGTTGGAATTCTTGGTATTTCCCTGGGCTCCACGGTGGCCTTCAACTTAACAGCCTACAGCACCATTATTAAGGTAAACGTG CCTCGCTGCATTGTTTGCATCAGCAGCAATCACTATCACCCACCTGGGACCACCCTGAAGGCCGGGTTTAAAATACTAAGCAAGTACGTACTGTTGACTGTTTGTCATGAAAATTTAATGATAATACAAATTATTGTTACTAATATGTATCATAGGCATTTTCACAAGGCACATTTCGATGAGAACAACTATATGAGCTGGAGAAGTTTTGCTCTGGATCTTATCGCTGACCCCTCAAACAACGTGGAA GTGGGGAGAATTAACTGCCCGATGCTGCTGGTTAATGGCTGTGACGATCAGAACTGGCCTACAGTGGAGACAGCGGAGGAG GTGGCCAGGTTGTTGCGTGAAGGTGGAAAGGAACACCTGCTGAGCAGATTAGCGTATCCGGGTGCTGGACACCTGATTGAGCCGCCATTCTCTCCTCATTTTAGAGCTACGAAGTTTATCATACTAAACAGTAAAAAGAAGG tgATATTACTGTGGGGAGGACACACTAAAGCTCATTCAGATGCTCAGGAAGACTCCTGGAGGAAGATCTTGAGTTTTCTGCAGCTTCACTTGTACCATAGCCCGAGTGTTAAAGCAAAACTGTGA
- the LOC101478905 gene encoding peroxisomal succinyl-coenzyme A thioesterase isoform X2 produces MWSVTRPLLQECTLACYRLLSAMTQAVPPILSITPSRALVDEKFQVLVENLPPGCPVTLHSLHHSEDKDDWEAYGHYVSDHRGVVSVTEDLSFGGTYTGKEPMGLLWSMRPVPGSREGLRLRKINVCTPMLVNISVHSGHEDFRDRTPLASALAERWYMAPGVKRIDINKQGVQGTLFIPPGPGPFPTLLDMWGGGVGLLEYRSALLASRGYVSFSLDYLRSEHLSADVEFKYFETAFNIIRNHPQVIPDRVGILGISLGSTVAFNLTAYSTIIKPRCIVCISSNHYHPPGTTLKAGFKILSKYVLLTVCHENLMIIQIIVTNMYHRHFHKAHFDENNYMSWRSFALDLIADPSNNVEVGRINCPMLLVNGCDDQNWPTVETAEEVARLLREGGKEHLLSRLAYPGAGHLIEPPFSPHFRATKFIILNSKKKVILLWGGHTKAHSDAQEDSWRKILSFLQLHLYHSPSVKAKL; encoded by the exons ATGTGGAGTGTGACCAGGCCACTGCTACAGGAGTGTACACTCGCCTGCTACAG ACTGCTCTCAGCCATGACACAGGCGGTTCCTCCGATCCTCTCCATCACCCCGAGTCGGGCTTTGGTTGATGAGAAATTTCAAGTGTTGGTGGAGAATCTTCCTCCAGGATGTCCGGTAACCCTCCACTCCCTCCACCACTCTGAGGACAAGGACGACTGGGAAGCATATGGTCACTACGTCAGCGACCACAGAGGCGTCGTATCAG tTACCGAGGATTTGAGTTTTGGAGGCACGTATACGGGAAAAGAGCCCATGGGCTTGCTGTGGAGCATGCGGCCGGTCCCAGGCAGCCGCGAAGGCCTCAG GTTAAGGAAGATAAACGTGTGCACACCAATGCTGGTCAACATCTCAGTCCACAGTGGACACGAGGACTTCAGGGACCGGACCCCTCTGGCATCAGCACTCGCAGAGAGATGGTACATGGCTCCTGGTGTCAAGAGAATTGATATTAATAAGCAAGGAGTGCAGGGGACCCTGTTTATACCACCAG gtCCTGGACCCTTCCCTACGCTGCTAGACATGTGGGGAGGCGGTGTAGGGCTGCTGGAGTATCGCTCTGCCTTATTGGCATCTCGTGGTTACGTTTCTTTCTCGCTGGATTACCTAAGGTCTGAACACCTGTCAGCAGATGTAGAGTTTAAGTACTTCGAG ACAGCATTTAACATTATTAGGAACCATCCTCAAGTGATACCAGACAGAGTTGGAATTCTTGGTATTTCCCTGGGCTCCACGGTGGCCTTCAACTTAACAGCCTACAGCACCATTATTAAG CCTCGCTGCATTGTTTGCATCAGCAGCAATCACTATCACCCACCTGGGACCACCCTGAAGGCCGGGTTTAAAATACTAAGCAAGTACGTACTGTTGACTGTTTGTCATGAAAATTTAATGATAATACAAATTATTGTTACTAATATGTATCATAGGCATTTTCACAAGGCACATTTCGATGAGAACAACTATATGAGCTGGAGAAGTTTTGCTCTGGATCTTATCGCTGACCCCTCAAACAACGTGGAA GTGGGGAGAATTAACTGCCCGATGCTGCTGGTTAATGGCTGTGACGATCAGAACTGGCCTACAGTGGAGACAGCGGAGGAG GTGGCCAGGTTGTTGCGTGAAGGTGGAAAGGAACACCTGCTGAGCAGATTAGCGTATCCGGGTGCTGGACACCTGATTGAGCCGCCATTCTCTCCTCATTTTAGAGCTACGAAGTTTATCATACTAAACAGTAAAAAGAAGG tgATATTACTGTGGGGAGGACACACTAAAGCTCATTCAGATGCTCAGGAAGACTCCTGGAGGAAGATCTTGAGTTTTCTGCAGCTTCACTTGTACCATAGCCCGAGTGTTAAAGCAAAACTGTGA
- the LOC101478905 gene encoding peroxisomal succinyl-coenzyme A thioesterase isoform X3 → MTQAVPPILSITPSRALVDEKFQVLVENLPPGCPVTLHSLHHSEDKDDWEAYGHYVSDHRGVVSVTEDLSFGGTYTGKEPMGLLWSMRPVPGSREGLRLRKINVCTPMLVNISVHSGHEDFRDRTPLASALAERWYMAPGVKRIDINKQGVQGTLFIPPGPGPFPTLLDMWGGGVGLLEYRSALLASRGYVSFSLDYLRSEHLSADVEFKYFETAFNIIRNHPQVIPDRVGILGISLGSTVAFNLTAYSTIIKVNVPRCIVCISSNHYHPPGTTLKAGFKILSKYVLLTVCHENLMIIQIIVTNMYHRHFHKAHFDENNYMSWRSFALDLIADPSNNVEVGRINCPMLLVNGCDDQNWPTVETAEEVARLLREGGKEHLLSRLAYPGAGHLIEPPFSPHFRATKFIILNSKKKVILLWGGHTKAHSDAQEDSWRKILSFLQLHLYHSPSVKAKL, encoded by the exons ATGACACAGGCGGTTCCTCCGATCCTCTCCATCACCCCGAGTCGGGCTTTGGTTGATGAGAAATTTCAAGTGTTGGTGGAGAATCTTCCTCCAGGATGTCCGGTAACCCTCCACTCCCTCCACCACTCTGAGGACAAGGACGACTGGGAAGCATATGGTCACTACGTCAGCGACCACAGAGGCGTCGTATCAG tTACCGAGGATTTGAGTTTTGGAGGCACGTATACGGGAAAAGAGCCCATGGGCTTGCTGTGGAGCATGCGGCCGGTCCCAGGCAGCCGCGAAGGCCTCAG GTTAAGGAAGATAAACGTGTGCACACCAATGCTGGTCAACATCTCAGTCCACAGTGGACACGAGGACTTCAGGGACCGGACCCCTCTGGCATCAGCACTCGCAGAGAGATGGTACATGGCTCCTGGTGTCAAGAGAATTGATATTAATAAGCAAGGAGTGCAGGGGACCCTGTTTATACCACCAG gtCCTGGACCCTTCCCTACGCTGCTAGACATGTGGGGAGGCGGTGTAGGGCTGCTGGAGTATCGCTCTGCCTTATTGGCATCTCGTGGTTACGTTTCTTTCTCGCTGGATTACCTAAGGTCTGAACACCTGTCAGCAGATGTAGAGTTTAAGTACTTCGAG ACAGCATTTAACATTATTAGGAACCATCCTCAAGTGATACCAGACAGAGTTGGAATTCTTGGTATTTCCCTGGGCTCCACGGTGGCCTTCAACTTAACAGCCTACAGCACCATTATTAAGGTAAACGTG CCTCGCTGCATTGTTTGCATCAGCAGCAATCACTATCACCCACCTGGGACCACCCTGAAGGCCGGGTTTAAAATACTAAGCAAGTACGTACTGTTGACTGTTTGTCATGAAAATTTAATGATAATACAAATTATTGTTACTAATATGTATCATAGGCATTTTCACAAGGCACATTTCGATGAGAACAACTATATGAGCTGGAGAAGTTTTGCTCTGGATCTTATCGCTGACCCCTCAAACAACGTGGAA GTGGGGAGAATTAACTGCCCGATGCTGCTGGTTAATGGCTGTGACGATCAGAACTGGCCTACAGTGGAGACAGCGGAGGAG GTGGCCAGGTTGTTGCGTGAAGGTGGAAAGGAACACCTGCTGAGCAGATTAGCGTATCCGGGTGCTGGACACCTGATTGAGCCGCCATTCTCTCCTCATTTTAGAGCTACGAAGTTTATCATACTAAACAGTAAAAAGAAGG tgATATTACTGTGGGGAGGACACACTAAAGCTCATTCAGATGCTCAGGAAGACTCCTGGAGGAAGATCTTGAGTTTTCTGCAGCTTCACTTGTACCATAGCCCGAGTGTTAAAGCAAAACTGTGA